The genomic interval GAGCACGAGCTTGTCGAAGTCGGTGCGCTCACCGGCACGCGTCGCGTCGACCCGGTACGACACCTTCAGCACGGGCGAGTAGATCGAGTCGACCGGGATCTGACCGGCCTCGGCGTACTCGTTGCGGTTCTGCGTGGCCGAGACGTAGCCGCGGCCGCGCTCGATCGTGAGCTCCAGCTCGAAGCGGGCCGCGTCGTTGAGCGTCGCGATGACGAGCTCGGGGTTGTGCACCTCGACACCGGCGGGAGCGGAGATGTCGGCGGCGGTGACCTCACCGGCGCCGGTCTTGCGCAGGTACGCCGTGATGGGCTCGTCGCGCTCGGACGAGACCACGAGCTGCTTGATGTTGAGGATGATCTCGGTGACATCCTCCTTCACGCCCGGGATGGTGCTGAACTCGTGCAGCACGCCGTCGATGCGGATGCTGGTGACCGCCGCTCCCGGGATCGAGGAGAGCAGGCTGCGCCGCAGGGCGTTGCCGATCGTGTAGCCGAAGCCGGGCTCCAGCGGCTCGATGATGAACCGGCTGCGGAATTCGCCGATCTTCTCCTCGGTCAGAGTGGGACGCTGTGCAATGAGCACTATGTGTTCCTTTCCGTCACGTGCCCGCTATATGACACGTGCGATTAGCAAGAGATTTTGAGTTGTGTAAAGACGAACCGGACGGATGCCGCGACACGCGGCATCCGTCGGCGGGATCAGACGCGGCGGCGCTTGGGGGGACGGCAGCCGTTGTGCGCCTGCGGGGTGACGTCCGAGATCGAACCCACCTCGAGGCCGGCGGCCTGCAGCGAACGGATCGCGGTCTCGCGGCCCGAGCCCGGGCCCTTCACGAAGACGTCGACCTTCTTGACGCCGTGCTCGGCGGCCTGACGGGCGGCCG from Microbacterium aurum carries:
- a CDS encoding DNA-directed RNA polymerase subunit alpha; this encodes MLIAQRPTLTEEKIGEFRSRFIIEPLEPGFGYTIGNALRRSLLSSIPGAAVTSIRIDGVLHEFSTIPGVKEDVTEIILNIKQLVVSSERDEPITAYLRKTGAGEVTAADISAPAGVEVHNPELVIATLNDAARFELELTIERGRGYVSATQNRNEYAEAGQIPVDSIYSPVLKVSYRVDATRAGERTDFDKLVLDVEAKPSITPRDAVASAGRTLTELFGLARELNVEAEGIEIGPAPVAEVVSGELSMPIEDLDLSVRSYNCLKREGINTVSELVALSETQLMNIRNFGQKSVDEVRDKLISLGLSLKDSVPGFDGAHFYGGYDDETI